The proteins below come from a single Bombus pyrosoma isolate SC7728 linkage group LG10, ASM1482585v1, whole genome shotgun sequence genomic window:
- the LOC122572121 gene encoding double-stranded RNA-binding protein Staufen homolog 2 isoform X1, protein MMLRHQHHTMQNQLRDHNRMGGPMRPMQQANMAPLHQPQHPLSHRNPHQQILSMPPHQQHIHHMQHPGPPHGNPRQPMLMGMNAHNANGTMVSVSLKDQANTVSVTLQNPNVPPPQYPPPQNNQRNPPPPQHIQQPQSIESNKPTTNETNSGESRDQSPPTQNHVNVTDSALANMKEKTPMCLLNELARFNKIQHQYRLTNEQGPAHKKRFTVTLKLGEEEYVAEGPSIKKAQHSAATEALTKTWYQRPPPKPTKTMRVGHPGKCFSGPGNLPPTVELNALAMKRGEATVYTFRQAPPAGLQQYVTNGLGHFPRIFNPRFPTYNRGFHAEPQLYLVSLKVGEREFIGRGLTGQAARHDAASKALEQLRQLPLPEEIANTCNNGENGTLGETKDPIAELKSPVSLVHEKALKRGLPVSFEVVSEIGKPHIRTFRTKCTVGDKVTLGEGPSKKVSKKHAAEFMLEELNRLPPLPETIQNRLVRVKRKPPATKKKSRNLIKVYQEPRSDSDSAEEVNPVSRLDQIQQAKREKEPVYNLVEEKGAPRRKEFVMEVTMGQYSAQGIGPNKKLAKRAAAEALLTQLGYTKPQPQPTKPSIKTGESENAEQKPRKVTFLEDEQINETQSHPPVGGTIGRQLVPGLLLVDGGQESKLGSGPSVQIVAEELRGQQQQNPPTVSPKDQLKYLSQLFNFSVEFNDFPKGAVNKEYLSLVTLSTDPPQVCHGNGPTRTASRNQAALKALCTLSKLGLDNASNSQTKKEKGASGDGIHISIQVKNNIMDGAIDK, encoded by the exons ATGATGTTACGTCACCAACATCACACAATGCAAAACCAACTTCGAGATCATAACAg AATGGGTGGTCCGATGCGTCCTATGCAGCAGGCAAATATGGCCCCTTTACATCAGCCTCAGCATCCGTTATCGCATCGGAATCCACATCAACAAATACTGTCCATGCCCCCCCATCAACAACACATTCATCACATGCAACATCCTGGACCACCACATGGAAATCCAAGGCAACCAATGTTGATGGGCATGAATGCACATAATGCAAACG GCACCATGGTTAGCGTCAGTCTAAAGGATCAAGCAAATACTGTTTCTGTGACTCTACAAAATCCAAATGTACCACCACCACAGTATCCACCACCACAAAATAATCAACGAAATCCTCCACCTCCGCAACACATTCAACAACCGCAAAGCATAGAATCAAATAAACCAACTACAAATGAAACAAACAGTGGAGAGTCCAGAGATCAAAGTCCACCTACTCAAAATCACGTTAATGTGACTGATTCAGCTTTGGCAAacatgaaagaaaaaacaccAATGTGCTTATTGAATGAGTTAGcacgttttaataaaattcagcaTCAATATAGGTTGACTAATGAACAAGGACCAGCGCACAAAAAACGATTTACGGTAACGCTAAAGTTGGGCGAAGAAGAATATGTTGCTGAAGGTCCTAGCATAAAAAAAGCTCAGCATAGTGCTGCTACTGAAGCATTAACGAAGACGTGGTATCAACGACCTCCGCCAAAACCTACAAAGACTATGAGAGTTGGACACCCAGGGAAATGTTTCAGTGGGCCTG GAAATTTACCACCAACTGTTGAATTAAATGCTTTGGCTATGAAAAGAGGAGAAGCCACTGTCTATACTTTTAGACAAGCTCCACCAGCAGGATTACAACAATATGTTACAAACGGTTTAGGACACTTTCCTCGAATATTTAATCCACGTTTTCCTACATATAATCGTGGTTTCCATGCAGAACCTCAATTATACCTTGTATCTTTGAAG gTAGGAGAACGTGAATTTATTGGTAGAGGTCTGACAGGTCAAGCAGCACGACATGATGCGGCAAGCAAAGCTTTAGAACAATTGCGCCAATTGCCATTACCAGAAGAAATAGCAAATACTTGTAACAATGGCGAAAACGGTACATTAGGTGAAACTAAAGATCCAATTGCAGAATTGAAGAGCCCTGTATCATTAGTTCACGAAAAAGCATTAAAACGTGGCTTACCTGTTAGTTTTGAAGTTGTGTCAGAAATTGGTAAGCCTCATATTCGGACATTCAGGACGAAATGTACTGTTGGAGATAAAGTCACGTTAGGAGAAGGACCTTCAAAGAAA GTATCGAAGAAACACGCAGCGGAGTTCATGTTAGAAGAACTCAATCGTCTACCTCCATTGCCTGAAACTATTCAAAATCGTTTAGTACGCGTGAAGCGCAAACCACCGGCAACAAAGAAGAAGTCGCGAAATCTTATAAAAGTTTATCAAGAACCACGTTCTGACTCTGACTCTGCAGAGGAAGTTAATCCAGTTTCGCGATTGGATCAAATACAACAAGCTAAACGAGAGAAGGAACCTGTCTATAATCTGGTTGAAGAAAAGGGTGCTCCGAGGCGAAAAGAATTCGTTATGGAGGTTACTATGGGACAATATTCTGCTCAAGGAATCGGTCCTAATAAAAAGTTGGCTAAGAGAGCTGCGGCTGAAGCTCTTTTAACACAGTTAGGTTACACTAAGCCCCAACCACAACCGACGAAGCCATCGATTAAAACAGGAGAAAGTGAAAATGCTGAACAAAAACCTCGAAAAGTTACCTTCTTAGAAGATGAGCAGATCAATGAAACTCAATCTCATCCACCAGTAGGAG GAACTATTGGACGTCAGTTAGTACCTGGACTTTTATTAGTAGACGGAGGTCAGGAATCTAAATTAGGCAGCGGACCTAGCGTACAAATTGTTGCTGAAGAACTACGAGGACAACAGCAACAAAACCCACCCACTGTTTCTCCCAAAGATCAATTGAAATATCTGTCTcagttatttaatttcagcGTGGAATTTAATGATTTTCCAAAG gGAGCAGTAAACAAAGAATATCTATCACTTGTAACATTAAGTACAGATCCACCACAAGTTTGTCATGGCAATGGGCCAACAAGAACTGCGAGCCGTAATCAAGCAGCATTGAAAGCTCTATGTACTTTAAGTAAGCTGGGTCTTGATAATGCATCCAACTcacaaacaaaaaaagaaaaaggtgcGTCTGGGGATGGAATACATATTAGTATTCAAGttaaaaacaatataatgGATGGAGCTATTGATAagtag
- the LOC122572121 gene encoding double-stranded RNA-binding protein Staufen homolog 2 isoform X2: MMLRHQHHTMQNQLRDHNRMGGPMRPMQQANMAPLHQPQHPLSHRNPHQQILSMPPHQQHIHHMQHPGPPHGNPRQPMLMGMNAHNANGTMVSVSLKDQANTVSVTLQNPNVPPPQYPPPQNNQRNPPPPQHIQQPQSIESNKPTTNETNSGESRDQSPPTQNHVNVTDSALANMKEKTPMCLLNELARFNKIQHQYRLTNEQGPAHKKRFTVTLKLGEEEYVAEGPSIKKAQHSAATEALTKTWYQRPPPKPTKTMRVGHPGKCFSGPGNLPPTVELNALAMKRGEATVYTFRQAPPAGLQQYVTNGLGHFPRIFNPRFPTYNRGFHAEPQLYLVSLKVGEREFIGRGLTGQAARHDAASKALEQLRQLPLPEEIANTCNNGENGTLGETKDPIAELKSPVSLVHEKALKRGLPVSFEVVSEIGKPHIRTFRTKCTVGDKVTLGEGPSKKVSKKHAAEFMLEELNRLPPLPETIQNRLVRVKRKPPATKKKSRNLIKVYQEPRSDSDSAEEVNPVSRLDQIQQAKREKEPVYNLVEEKGAPRRKEFVMEVTMGQYSAQGIGPNKKLAKRAAAEALLTQLGYTKPQPQPTKPSIKTGESENAEQKPRKVTFLEDEQINETQSHPPVGGTIGRQLVPGLLLVDGGQESKLGSGPSVQIVAEELRGQQQQNPPTVSPKDQLKYLSQLFNFSVEFNDFPKGAVNKEYLSLVTLSTDPPQVCHGNGPTRTASRNQAALKALCTLSKLGLDNASNSQTKKEKVVE, from the exons ATGATGTTACGTCACCAACATCACACAATGCAAAACCAACTTCGAGATCATAACAg AATGGGTGGTCCGATGCGTCCTATGCAGCAGGCAAATATGGCCCCTTTACATCAGCCTCAGCATCCGTTATCGCATCGGAATCCACATCAACAAATACTGTCCATGCCCCCCCATCAACAACACATTCATCACATGCAACATCCTGGACCACCACATGGAAATCCAAGGCAACCAATGTTGATGGGCATGAATGCACATAATGCAAACG GCACCATGGTTAGCGTCAGTCTAAAGGATCAAGCAAATACTGTTTCTGTGACTCTACAAAATCCAAATGTACCACCACCACAGTATCCACCACCACAAAATAATCAACGAAATCCTCCACCTCCGCAACACATTCAACAACCGCAAAGCATAGAATCAAATAAACCAACTACAAATGAAACAAACAGTGGAGAGTCCAGAGATCAAAGTCCACCTACTCAAAATCACGTTAATGTGACTGATTCAGCTTTGGCAAacatgaaagaaaaaacaccAATGTGCTTATTGAATGAGTTAGcacgttttaataaaattcagcaTCAATATAGGTTGACTAATGAACAAGGACCAGCGCACAAAAAACGATTTACGGTAACGCTAAAGTTGGGCGAAGAAGAATATGTTGCTGAAGGTCCTAGCATAAAAAAAGCTCAGCATAGTGCTGCTACTGAAGCATTAACGAAGACGTGGTATCAACGACCTCCGCCAAAACCTACAAAGACTATGAGAGTTGGACACCCAGGGAAATGTTTCAGTGGGCCTG GAAATTTACCACCAACTGTTGAATTAAATGCTTTGGCTATGAAAAGAGGAGAAGCCACTGTCTATACTTTTAGACAAGCTCCACCAGCAGGATTACAACAATATGTTACAAACGGTTTAGGACACTTTCCTCGAATATTTAATCCACGTTTTCCTACATATAATCGTGGTTTCCATGCAGAACCTCAATTATACCTTGTATCTTTGAAG gTAGGAGAACGTGAATTTATTGGTAGAGGTCTGACAGGTCAAGCAGCACGACATGATGCGGCAAGCAAAGCTTTAGAACAATTGCGCCAATTGCCATTACCAGAAGAAATAGCAAATACTTGTAACAATGGCGAAAACGGTACATTAGGTGAAACTAAAGATCCAATTGCAGAATTGAAGAGCCCTGTATCATTAGTTCACGAAAAAGCATTAAAACGTGGCTTACCTGTTAGTTTTGAAGTTGTGTCAGAAATTGGTAAGCCTCATATTCGGACATTCAGGACGAAATGTACTGTTGGAGATAAAGTCACGTTAGGAGAAGGACCTTCAAAGAAA GTATCGAAGAAACACGCAGCGGAGTTCATGTTAGAAGAACTCAATCGTCTACCTCCATTGCCTGAAACTATTCAAAATCGTTTAGTACGCGTGAAGCGCAAACCACCGGCAACAAAGAAGAAGTCGCGAAATCTTATAAAAGTTTATCAAGAACCACGTTCTGACTCTGACTCTGCAGAGGAAGTTAATCCAGTTTCGCGATTGGATCAAATACAACAAGCTAAACGAGAGAAGGAACCTGTCTATAATCTGGTTGAAGAAAAGGGTGCTCCGAGGCGAAAAGAATTCGTTATGGAGGTTACTATGGGACAATATTCTGCTCAAGGAATCGGTCCTAATAAAAAGTTGGCTAAGAGAGCTGCGGCTGAAGCTCTTTTAACACAGTTAGGTTACACTAAGCCCCAACCACAACCGACGAAGCCATCGATTAAAACAGGAGAAAGTGAAAATGCTGAACAAAAACCTCGAAAAGTTACCTTCTTAGAAGATGAGCAGATCAATGAAACTCAATCTCATCCACCAGTAGGAG GAACTATTGGACGTCAGTTAGTACCTGGACTTTTATTAGTAGACGGAGGTCAGGAATCTAAATTAGGCAGCGGACCTAGCGTACAAATTGTTGCTGAAGAACTACGAGGACAACAGCAACAAAACCCACCCACTGTTTCTCCCAAAGATCAATTGAAATATCTGTCTcagttatttaatttcagcGTGGAATTTAATGATTTTCCAAAG gGAGCAGTAAACAAAGAATATCTATCACTTGTAACATTAAGTACAGATCCACCACAAGTTTGTCATGGCAATGGGCCAACAAGAACTGCGAGCCGTAATCAAGCAGCATTGAAAGCTCTATGTACTTTAAGTAAGCTGGGTCTTGATAATGCATCCAACTcacaaacaaaaaaagaaaaag TTGTTGAATGA
- the LOC122572143 gene encoding cilia- and flagella-associated protein 20, with amino-acid sequence MFKNTFQSGFLSILYSIGSKPLQIWDKKVRNGHIKRITDNDIQSLVLEILGSNVSTTYITCPADPRKTLGIKLPFLVMIIKNLKKYFTFEVQVIDDKNVRRRFRASNYQSTTRVKPFICTMPMRLDDGWNQIQFNLADFTRRAYGTNYVETLRVQIHANCRIRRVYFSDRLYSEDELPAEFKLFLPIQNKAKC; translated from the exons atgtttaaaaatacatttcaaagTGGATTTTTGTCAatattgtatagtattggtaGCAAACCATTACAAATTTGGGAtaaaaaagtaagaaacgGACATATAAAACGAATTACAGATAATGATATACAAAGTTTAGTATTGGAAATATTGGGCAGCAATGTTAGTACCACATATATAACTTGTCCAGCAGATCCCAGAAAAACTTTAGGTATAAAATTGCCATTTCTAGTGATgataattaagaatttaaagaaatattttacttttgaagTCCAg GTTATTGATGACAAGAATGTACGCCGTAGATTTCGTGCTAGTAATTATCAATCTACAACTAGAGTAAAACCATTTATTTGTACAATGCCAATGAGACTGGATGATGGATGGAATCAGATTCAGTTTAATTTAGCTGATTTTACTAGACGTGCATATGGAACGAATTATGTGGAAACATTAAGAGTTCAAATCCATGCAAACTGTAGAATACGAAGAGTATACTTTTCTGATAGATTATATTCTGAAGATGAATTACCAgcagaatttaaattatttttgccaATTCAAAATAAGGCAAAATGTTAA
- the LOC122572134 gene encoding zinc finger protein 62 homolog isoform X2, with translation MGTASRDFERDREDEIHCRICASDIPRNDGVHIFAEDGRRHYLQTKIRKYLYILVSSEDKLSKMVCVTCIKRLESIHRFAMMAYRTQEKLKSQLYSNSDDTNTQDVERESVKDMQNTRRIEDRGLLHTILTKGAIEILAEGEPLGPSELMSQEDKCHTPSMEEMEVKVDPMLFLQYGMENSASETSEVSDTEEIITKTNSPEPLPLTNKIDEIKKEIKEESNDKLQEDTEELISNVSTKPHECTICARSFISQIGLQNHLWSHLPKDKRLDGKPILRSQQVYSTNGVLHMNTDNNSSSNFICPICSKKISTKGNLKVHLETHRPKGKYGCDICGRIHKEYHGGIQFPCNVCGRVYPTNSTLRAHSITHSDLRPHACPLCDKTFKRNQDLKFHINQHTGARPYQCPYCPKAFASSGNCFSHRKRMHPREVHRDRQRAADLMR, from the exons atGGGTACGGCGAGTCGCGATTTCGAGCGCGATCGGGAGGACGAGATCCACTGCCGAATTTGTGCTAGTGACATACCAAGAAACGACGGGGTCCACATTTTCGCTGAGGATGGTAGACGGCACTACCTGCAGAccaaaatacgaaaatatctCTACATCTTG GTGTCCTCTGAagataaattatcaaaaatggTATGTGTTACATGCATTAAAAGATTAGAAAGTATTCACCGCTTTGCTATGATGGCATATAGAACGCAGGAGAAGTTAAAATCtcagttatatagtaatagtgATGATACAAATACACAGGATGTAGAAAGAGAAAGTGTTAAAGATATGCAAAACACAAGGAGGATAGAAGACCGGGGATTATTACATACAATATTAACAAAA GGGGCAATAGAAATTTTGGCTGAAGGCGAACCACTGGGACCATCAGAATTAATGTCACAAGAAGATAAATGTCATACTCCAAGTATGGAAGAAATGGAAGTCAAGGTAGACCCAATGTTATTTTTACAGTATGGTATGGAGAATTCAGCATCAGAAACTTCAGAAGTATCTGAtacagaagaaataataacaaaaacaaACTCCCCAGAACCATTACCATTAACAAATaa aattgatgaaataaaaaaggaaataaaagaagagagcAATGATAAATTACAAGAAGATACTGAAGAACTTATTTCTAATGTATCAACTAAACCTCATGAATGTACAATATGTGCTCGATCCTTTATATCTCAAATTGGTTTACAAAATCATTTATGGTCTCATTTGCCTAAAGATAAACGACTTGATGGGAAGCCTATTTTAAGATCCCAACAAGTTTATTCTACTAATGGTGTACTTCATATGAATACCGATAATAATTCATCAAGCAATTTTATCTGTCCAATTTgtagtaaaaaaatttctactaAAGGAAATCTAAAAGTACATTTGGAAACTCATCGGCCTAAGGGAAAATATGGTTGTGACATATGTGGTAGAAT ACACAAGGAGTACCATGGTGGAATACAATTTCCATGCAATGTATGTGGGAGAGTTTATCCAACAAATTCTACATTACGAGCTCATAGTATAACGCACTCGGATTTGAGGCCGCACGCGTGCCCTCTTTgtgataaaacttttaaaagaaatcaaGATTTAAAGTTTCACATAAATCAACATACAGGTGCAAGGCCTTATCAATGTCCATATTGTCCGAAAGCTTTCGCGAgttctggaaattgtttctctCATCGTAAAAGAATGCATCCTCGAGAAGTACATCGAGATAGACAAAGAGCAGCAGATTTAATGAGATGA
- the LOC122572134 gene encoding zinc finger protein 62 homolog isoform X1 encodes MGTASRDFERDREDEIHCRICASDIPRNDGVHIFAEDGRRHYLQTKIRKYLYILVSSEDKLSKMVCVTCIKRLESIHRFAMMAYRTQEKLKSQLYSNSDDTNTQDVERESVKDMQNTRRIEDRGLLHTILTKGAIEILAEGEPLGPSELMSQEDKCHTPSMEEMEVKVDPMLFLQYGMENSASETSEVSDTEEIITKTNSPEPLPLTNKIDEIKKEIKEESNDKLQEDTEELISNVSTKPHECTICARSFISQIGLQNHLWSHLPKDKRLDGKPILRSQQVYSTNGVLHMNTDNNSSSNFICPICSKKISTKGNLKVHLETHRPKGKYGCDICGRIFKTQSNLFRHKEYHGGIQFPCNVCGRVYPTNSTLRAHSITHSDLRPHACPLCDKTFKRNQDLKFHINQHTGARPYQCPYCPKAFASSGNCFSHRKRMHPREVHRDRQRAADLMR; translated from the exons atGGGTACGGCGAGTCGCGATTTCGAGCGCGATCGGGAGGACGAGATCCACTGCCGAATTTGTGCTAGTGACATACCAAGAAACGACGGGGTCCACATTTTCGCTGAGGATGGTAGACGGCACTACCTGCAGAccaaaatacgaaaatatctCTACATCTTG GTGTCCTCTGAagataaattatcaaaaatggTATGTGTTACATGCATTAAAAGATTAGAAAGTATTCACCGCTTTGCTATGATGGCATATAGAACGCAGGAGAAGTTAAAATCtcagttatatagtaatagtgATGATACAAATACACAGGATGTAGAAAGAGAAAGTGTTAAAGATATGCAAAACACAAGGAGGATAGAAGACCGGGGATTATTACATACAATATTAACAAAA GGGGCAATAGAAATTTTGGCTGAAGGCGAACCACTGGGACCATCAGAATTAATGTCACAAGAAGATAAATGTCATACTCCAAGTATGGAAGAAATGGAAGTCAAGGTAGACCCAATGTTATTTTTACAGTATGGTATGGAGAATTCAGCATCAGAAACTTCAGAAGTATCTGAtacagaagaaataataacaaaaacaaACTCCCCAGAACCATTACCATTAACAAATaa aattgatgaaataaaaaaggaaataaaagaagagagcAATGATAAATTACAAGAAGATACTGAAGAACTTATTTCTAATGTATCAACTAAACCTCATGAATGTACAATATGTGCTCGATCCTTTATATCTCAAATTGGTTTACAAAATCATTTATGGTCTCATTTGCCTAAAGATAAACGACTTGATGGGAAGCCTATTTTAAGATCCCAACAAGTTTATTCTACTAATGGTGTACTTCATATGAATACCGATAATAATTCATCAAGCAATTTTATCTGTCCAATTTgtagtaaaaaaatttctactaAAGGAAATCTAAAAGTACATTTGGAAACTCATCGGCCTAAGGGAAAATATGGTTGTGACATATGTGGTAGAAT CTTTAAAACACAGTCAAATTTATTTAGACACAAGGAGTACCATGGTGGAATACAATTTCCATGCAATGTATGTGGGAGAGTTTATCCAACAAATTCTACATTACGAGCTCATAGTATAACGCACTCGGATTTGAGGCCGCACGCGTGCCCTCTTTgtgataaaacttttaaaagaaatcaaGATTTAAAGTTTCACATAAATCAACATACAGGTGCAAGGCCTTATCAATGTCCATATTGTCCGAAAGCTTTCGCGAgttctggaaattgtttctctCATCGTAAAAGAATGCATCCTCGAGAAGTACATCGAGATAGACAAAGAGCAGCAGATTTAATGAGATGA
- the LOC122572134 gene encoding zinc finger protein 62 homolog isoform X3, whose protein sequence is MGTASRDFERDREDEIHCRICASDIPRNDGVHIFAEDGRRHYLQTKIRKYLYILVSSEDKLSKMDVERESVKDMQNTRRIEDRGLLHTILTKGAIEILAEGEPLGPSELMSQEDKCHTPSMEEMEVKVDPMLFLQYGMENSASETSEVSDTEEIITKTNSPEPLPLTNKIDEIKKEIKEESNDKLQEDTEELISNVSTKPHECTICARSFISQIGLQNHLWSHLPKDKRLDGKPILRSQQVYSTNGVLHMNTDNNSSSNFICPICSKKISTKGNLKVHLETHRPKGKYGCDICGRIFKTQSNLFRHKEYHGGIQFPCNVCGRVYPTNSTLRAHSITHSDLRPHACPLCDKTFKRNQDLKFHINQHTGARPYQCPYCPKAFASSGNCFSHRKRMHPREVHRDRQRAADLMR, encoded by the exons atGGGTACGGCGAGTCGCGATTTCGAGCGCGATCGGGAGGACGAGATCCACTGCCGAATTTGTGCTAGTGACATACCAAGAAACGACGGGGTCCACATTTTCGCTGAGGATGGTAGACGGCACTACCTGCAGAccaaaatacgaaaatatctCTACATCTTG GTGTCCTCTGAagataaattatcaaaaatg GATGTAGAAAGAGAAAGTGTTAAAGATATGCAAAACACAAGGAGGATAGAAGACCGGGGATTATTACATACAATATTAACAAAA GGGGCAATAGAAATTTTGGCTGAAGGCGAACCACTGGGACCATCAGAATTAATGTCACAAGAAGATAAATGTCATACTCCAAGTATGGAAGAAATGGAAGTCAAGGTAGACCCAATGTTATTTTTACAGTATGGTATGGAGAATTCAGCATCAGAAACTTCAGAAGTATCTGAtacagaagaaataataacaaaaacaaACTCCCCAGAACCATTACCATTAACAAATaa aattgatgaaataaaaaaggaaataaaagaagagagcAATGATAAATTACAAGAAGATACTGAAGAACTTATTTCTAATGTATCAACTAAACCTCATGAATGTACAATATGTGCTCGATCCTTTATATCTCAAATTGGTTTACAAAATCATTTATGGTCTCATTTGCCTAAAGATAAACGACTTGATGGGAAGCCTATTTTAAGATCCCAACAAGTTTATTCTACTAATGGTGTACTTCATATGAATACCGATAATAATTCATCAAGCAATTTTATCTGTCCAATTTgtagtaaaaaaatttctactaAAGGAAATCTAAAAGTACATTTGGAAACTCATCGGCCTAAGGGAAAATATGGTTGTGACATATGTGGTAGAAT CTTTAAAACACAGTCAAATTTATTTAGACACAAGGAGTACCATGGTGGAATACAATTTCCATGCAATGTATGTGGGAGAGTTTATCCAACAAATTCTACATTACGAGCTCATAGTATAACGCACTCGGATTTGAGGCCGCACGCGTGCCCTCTTTgtgataaaacttttaaaagaaatcaaGATTTAAAGTTTCACATAAATCAACATACAGGTGCAAGGCCTTATCAATGTCCATATTGTCCGAAAGCTTTCGCGAgttctggaaattgtttctctCATCGTAAAAGAATGCATCCTCGAGAAGTACATCGAGATAGACAAAGAGCAGCAGATTTAATGAGATGA